The following proteins are co-located in the Primulina tabacum isolate GXHZ01 chromosome 11, ASM2559414v2, whole genome shotgun sequence genome:
- the LOC142519843 gene encoding uncharacterized protein LOC142519843, translated as MGRGEVHFVAEEEQEELTGISPLIAEHQLNILPGSHPVKQKKRHFGPEKDKVIDAQIKELLKAGHIREIQFPTWLSNVVLNAGATYQRLMDKVFEKQLGRNVEVYVDDILSKSREGASFISDLEETFATLMHYGIKLNPAKCIFGVKSGKFLGFIVTERGIEVNQEKVKSVLSMPSPRSVKEAYQFGWDEKCEQAFQDLKIHLAGLPVLVKPEPGEKLYVYMSATEYDVSSVLIKEEGTDQKLVYYVSHALRGPELRYSEMEKIALALVMTARKLRPYFLLHQVIVLTNSPLGRIMTHSEVSGRMIKWTVELGEYDIEYKPRVAIKAQALSDFLSEMIQPSEEDVWKVSVDGASSLVGCGVGVVLVSPLGEKVKLALRIDSRITNNEAEYEAVLAGIRAAREVGASRIILFSDSQLITQQIKGIYEAKDDRMLKYLRLFRAQAESFMDWSIEQVPREENSEADALAKMAASLSEVNTREVLHITRLVLSTEEEASPMPEDSWMTPLIAYITNHELPEDKARAQKIKRQAPRFVLLNKILYRRSFQGPLLKCLNEKEVDYVLREIHEGCCAEHLGGMSLTRKTMLAGFWWPTLKQDSARLVQICEGCQHHSNFSYSPATLMKPIWASCPFDQWDMDIVGPFPVARAQKKFLLVAVDYFSKWVEAEPIAKITEHEEMKITQSFTSVAYHQANGQTEVVNRVIVQALKARLQVLPVEIGQTSSRVESYPEDNDQSRAMELDLIEEKRNMAFIRMEAYRNRVMKSYNKKVCIRDFQVGDLVMKKVNPAGEVGKLEARWEGPYKITRRVNSGSFYLEDAQGRPLKRPWNVFNLKKYYA; from the exons ATGGGGAGAGGAGAGGTGCATTTTGTGGCAGAAGAAGAACAAGAA GAGTTGACAGGGATTTCTCCCTTGATAGCAGAACATCAATTGAACATCCTCCCGGGATCTCACCcagtaaaacaaaaaaagaggCACTTTGGCCCTGAAAAGGACAAAGTAATTGATGCGCAAATTAAGGAGCTTCTGAAAGCCGGCCACATTCGGGAAATTCAATTCCCCACATGGCTTTCGAATGTGGTCTTG aatgcaggggctaCTTACCAGCGTCTGATGGATAAAGTCTTTGAGAAGCAGCTGGGACGGAATGTGGaagtctatgtggatgatattctaTCCAAATCCCGAGAGGGTGCCAGCTTTATTAGTGATCTAGAAGAAACTTTTGCGACTCTCATGCATTATGGAATCAAGCTTAATCCTGCCAAGTGTATTTTTGGCGTGAAAAGTGGAAAATTCTTGGGATTCATTGTGACAGAACGAGGGATCGAGGTGAATCAAGAGAAAGTCAAATCTGTGCTAAGCATGCCATCTCCCCGATCTGTCAAGGAG GCCTATCAATTCGGATGGGATGAGAAATGTGAACAGGCCTTCCAGGACTTGAAAATTCATCTTGCCGGGCTCCCGGTGTTGGTGAAACCAGAACCTGGAGAAAAATTATATGTCTACATGTCCGCTACAGAGTATGATGTCAGCTCTGTTCTAATAAAAGAGGAAGGAACTGATCAAAAACTTGTCTAttatgtcagccatgctctGAGGGGGCCCGAGCTCCGGTATAGCGAAATGGAGAAAATTGCTTTGGCCCTGGTCATGACCGCCCGGAAGCTAAGACCTTACTTTCTGTTACATCAGGTTATTGTTCTTACCAATAGTCCTCTGGGTAGGATCATGACTCACTCTGAAGTATCCGGGCGAATGATAAAATGGACAGTAGAGTTGGGTGAATATGACATCGAGTACAAGCCCCGAGTGGCCATTAAAGCGCAGGCTTTGTCAGATTTCTTATCTGAAATGATCCAGCCTAGCGAGGAGGATGTATGGAAAGTATCAGTGGATGGGGCATCTAGCCTGGTGGGGTGCGGAGTAGGGGTGGTGTTAGTGTCTCCCCTGGGAGAAAAGGTCAAATTAGCATTAAGAATTGATTCCCGGATAACCAACAATGAAGCTGAGTATGAGGCTGTTCTTGCAGGTATTCGAGCTGCCCGGGAAGTTGGAGCTTCTCGTATTATTCTATTTTCTGATTCACAGCTCATCACTCAACAAATAAAGGGCATTTATGAGGCTAAGGATGACAGGATGCTTAAATATTTACGGCTCTTTCGAGCCCAAGCAGAAAGCTTCAtggattggagtattgaacaaGTACCCCGGGAAGAAAACAGTGAGGCAGACGCTTTGGCTAAAATGGCTGCTTCCTTATCAGAAGTTAATACCCGGGAGGTGCTGCATATTACTCGGCTGGTTCTCTCTACGGAGGAAGAAGCATCACCCATGCCTGAAGATTCATGGATGACACCGCTGATCGCGTACATTACGAACCATGAGCTCCCTGAGGATAAAGCCCGAGCTCAGAAGATCAAAAGACAAGctcccaggtttgttctcttaaataaaattttgtacagaagATCATTCCAAGGACCGCTTTTGAAGTGTTTAAATGAAAAAGAGGTGGATTATGTTCTCCGAGAGATTCATGAGGGGTGTTGTGCTGAGCACCTCGGAGGAATGTCTTTAACTCgaaaaacaatgcttgctgGATTCTGGTGGCCCACCTTAAAACAAGATTCTGCTCGTTTGGTCCAGATTTGTGAGGGCTGTCAGCATCATTCGAATTTCAGCTACAGCCCGGCCACTCTCATGAAGCCTATTTGGGCATCCTGCCCTTTTGATCAATGGGACATGGACATCGTGGGTCCTTTTCCGGTTGCCCGGGCTCAGAAAAAATTCTTACTAGTAGCTGTTGACTACTTTTCCAAGTGGGTTGAAGCTGAGCCTATAGCAAAGATCACCGAGCATGAA gaaatgaaaatcactcaatcTTTTACCTCTGTTGCATATCACCAAGCCAATGGTCAAacagaagttgtcaatagaGTCATTGTGCAAGCATTAAAGGCAAGACTTCAGG ttcTTCCAGTAGAGATCGGGCAAACTTCttcccgggtagaatcttacccggagGACAATGATCAGAGCAGGGCCATGGAATTGGACTTAATAGAAGAAAAAAGGAACATGGCATTTATTCGAATGGAGGCATACAGAAATCGGGtgatgaaatcatataacaagaAGGTCTGCATTCGAGACTTCCAAGTtggggatttagtcatgaaaaaAGTCAACCCTGCTGGGGAAGTTGGGAAGCTGGAAGCCCGATGGGAAGGACCTTACAAAATCACTCGGAGAGTCAACTCGGGATCCTTTTATTTAGAAGATGCGCAGGGACGTCCCCTCAAAAGGCCTTGGAATGTGTTTAACTTAAAGAAGTACTATGCATAA
- the LOC142519844 gene encoding uncharacterized protein LOC142519844 has translation MAMLHCYTDRIKCKVFLTTLVDSAQRWFEGLTSQSISSFGDFQKVFLHHFSSSKKYKKTAFSLFEVKQNPEESLRAYIRRFNRVALDVPTCATETKTTAFTQGLREGEFFKSLTKKVPGDFEDLLSRAEKYINMEEAQKQKRDAVRKEKGDRMSKPEERGQKRGNTGHFSHHVPLKIAREREVQECSRDLAPDHQLSLPEKSGFCSFHKVCHHNTENCKALKGNYASPFIPGPSNNSQRPRVPPWTSRPPGSSARGGSVRNIPRIEPSRRREPEPERKKNSPPATGMIKRILGGSTDGDSNRARKGRSRRECLEVEGARRNEAIISFGPEDLRGVNLPHNDALMDLQGYHLEAVETALFGFAGHMVYPEGEIMLPLTLGS, from the exons atggccatgttgCATTGTTACACTGATAGAATCAAGTGTAAGGTGTTCCTAACAACACTGGTGGATTCAGCTCAGAGGTGGTTCGAAGGCTTGACTTCCCAAAGTATCAGTTCCTTTGGAGACTTCCAGAAGGTGTTTTTACACCATTTTAGCAGCAGTAAAAAGTACaaaaagactgcttttagtcttTTTGAAGTTAAGCAGAACCCAGAAGAGAGTTTAAGGGCCTATATCAGAAGATTCAACAGAGTGGCCCTAGACGTCCCTACTTGTGCCACCGAAACAAAGACTACTGCATTCACCCAGGGTTTGAGAGAGGGTGAGTTCTTCAAGTCACTGACTAAGAAGGTGCCGGGAGATTTCGAGGATCTATTGTCGCGagcagaaaaatatatcaatatggAGGAGGCCCAGAAACAAAAAAGGGACGCTGTGAGAAAGGAAAAAGGAGACCGGATGTCTAAGCCCGAGGAGAGGGGACAGAAAAGAGGCAATACAGGGCACTTTTCTCACCACGTGCCTCTGAAAATTGCTCGGGAAAGGGAAGTGCAGGAGTGCAGCAGAGATTTGGCCCCGGATCATCAGTTATCCCTGCCAGAAAAGAGTGGATTTTGCTCTTTTCACAAAGTATGCCACCATAACACTGAAAACTGCAAGGCACTAAAGGGGAATTATGCCTCACCCTTCATCCCGGGACCCAGTAACAATAGCCAGAGACCGAGAGTGCCACCTTGGACATCTCGGCCACCAGGATCCAGCGCCCGAGGAGGAAGTGTGAGGAATATCCCGAGGATTGAGCCCAGTAGAAGAAGGGAGCCTGAGCCCGAGAGAAAAAAGAATTCGCCCCCTGCCACAGGAATGATCAAAAGGATATTAGGAGGCTCTACTGATGGAGATTCTAACCGGGCGAGGAAGGGGAGAAGCAGGAGGGAATGTTTGGAGGTAGAAGGAGCAAGAAGGAATGAGGCGATCATTAGTTTTGGCCCGGAAGATTTGAGAGGGGTGAATCTGCCCCACAACGACGCCCTG atggatttgcagggcTACCACCTAGAGGCTGTGGAGACTGCCCTCTTTGGTTTTGCTGGCCATATGGTTTACCCGGAAGGGGAGATCATGTTGCCATTAACCTTGGGTTCTTAG